The DNA window GGCCGTAGCCTATGTGCCGCAGGCGCATGACGGCCCCTTTGCGTTTCGGGTGCGGGAGATGGTGATGATGGGCTGCAGCGCCCGGCTGCGGCTGTTTACGTCGCCGGGCAAGCGGGAGCATGCGTTGGCCCGGCAGGCATTGGCGGCGCTTGGGATCGCGCACCTGGAACGGCGTCTTTACCCCACGCTCAGCGGCGGCGAGCGCCAGTTGGTGTTGATCGCCCGCGCGCTGGTGCAGCAACCCTCGCTGTTGATGATGGATGAACCGGCGTCCAGCCTGGATTTTGGCCACCAAATCGCGTTGCTGGAGCAGGTGCGGCGCTTGCAGGCCGGCGGGATGACGATCCTGATGTCGACCCACCACCCGATGCATGCCCAGGCCGTTGCCGACAGCGTGATACTGATGAGCCCAGAGCACGCCGTGCGCCAGGGTTCACCGGCAGAGATGCTCAGTGCGGAAACGCTGGCGGCCATTTATCAGGTTTCACCCGCGCAAATTCGCCGCCACTTTCAGGGGAACCCCGTAAACGACATTCAGGACAAACACCATGCTGATTGATGACATTGATTTCGCCACGCTGTACCAACAGCAGATGAAGCTGGCGAAAAGAACGGAAAAAACGCCCGAGCACTGGGATCGGCGGGCGGAGAAAATGGCGCAGACCTGCGCCAACCCGCAGGATCCTTATCTGGCGCAACTGATCGCCCGCATGGATTTTACCGGCGCGCAGACGCTGCTGGATATGGGGTGCGGGCCGGGCTCCGTGTGCCTGAACGTGGCCGATCGCCTGCAACGGGTCTATGGCCTGGATTACAGCAGCGGCATGTTGGCGGTGGCGCGCCAGCGCGCCCAGGCGCAGGGCATCGCCAATGCCACCCTGCTGCGCAAGGCGTGGGAAGACAGCTGGGACGATGTGCCGCAATGCGACATCGCCGTTGCCTCGCGCTCTACGCTGGTGGCCGATCTGCGCCAGGCGATGCGCAAGTTGAACGACAAGGCCAGGTTGCGGGTATACACCACTCATACGGTAAGCCCGTCGTTTGTCGATCCGGCGATCCAGCGCGCCCTTGGCCGGCCGGTGGTCGAACTGCCCAACTACGCGTACGCCTTCAACGTGCTGTACCAGATGGGCATTCAGCCGCGGGTCGATTTTATCCGCGGGCCGAACTGCCAGGCGCAAACCGATACCTTCGAGGCGTTTATTTCTGCGGTTGCCTGGTCAACCGGCGAGCTGAACGATGAGGAAAAACAGCGCCTGTTTGATTATTTCACCCAGCGCAAACACGGGCCGCGGCCGCTGGTGGCGCCGACCCGTGACTGGGCGTTGCTCTGGTGGGATCGCGTTGATTTTGAGGTGGCGCCATGATCTTTATTCCTGATGCGCTGTTGGATCGGCTACTCCAGGAAGACATCCAGGGCGGAGATGTGACCACCCGGGCGCTGGGGATTGGCGAACGGGACGGTGAAATGCACTTTATTCACCGCCAAGGCGGTTGCGTCAGCGCCATTGACACCGCCTGCCGCATGCTGCGCCGCCTTGGCATTGAGGCGCAGGCGCGGGTGGAAGACGGCGCGCTGGTTGGCGCCGGGGCGCGGCTGGTGTCCGCTCAGGGCAGGGCAAAAGCATTACACCAAGGGTGGAAGGCGGTGCAGAACCTGCTGGAGTGGAGCTGCGGCGTGACGGACTACCAGTTCCGTATGCTGCAGATCCTGCGGCGCTATGTGCCGAACGGGCAGATTGCCTGCACGCGCAAGGCGGTGCCCGGGACACGGCTGCTTGCCGCGCAGGCGGTGTTGGCCGGCGGCGGGCTCATCCACCGCGCCGGCACGGCGGATACGCTGCTGGTTTTTGCCAACCACCGCCGCTTTCTGGCCGATGATGACTGGCCGGGGATGGTCGCCCGCCTGCGCATGGCGGCGCCGGAAAAAGCCATCGTGCTGGAAGCCGATACTCCGGCAGAAGCCCGCCTGGCGCTGGCCGCCCAGCCCGACGTGTTGCAGTTGGATAAGTTTACGCCGCACGATATTGCCGCGCTGCTCGTACTGGCGCGGCAAATAGCGCCTCATTGCCGTATTTCCGCCACCGGCGGTATCACACTGCACACGGTTGAAGCCTTCGCTCGCACCGGAGTGCCGCTGTTGATCACTTCAGCCCCTTATTATGCACCGCCAGCGGATATTCAGGTTCAACTGTTGCCGTTGGCGTGATGCGTTTTGCCGCCGCCGCGCCACATCGGCGCAGCGGCTGTGCGATGGAACACTGTTATATAAAAACAACACAGCACACTTTTGGGAAGGATATCCTGATGAAAATAAAAACGATCTCTCTGTGTATGCCGTTCACTCTGTTGGCCATGGATGCGGCGTTGGCGGCGCAGGAGGACACGGTCACCGTATGGGGCAGCGCCGTCGCGGCGACCAGCGATATTGTTGACCAGCAAACCGTCACCCAGCTTGATAAACGCAACGTCGCACAGGCGCTTAGCGTGATCCCAGGGGTAACGTTACAGAAGTCCGGCAACCGTAATGAACTGCAGGTGCGGGTGCGCGGCTTCGACAGCCGGCAGGTACCGATATTCTATGATGGCGTACCGATTTATGTGCCTTACGACGGCAATTTGGATCTTGGGCGCCTGCTCATTTCCGGGCTAGCGACGCTGGAGGTTTCCAAAGGCTACACGTCGCTGCTGCAAGGGCCAAACCAAATGGGGGGCTCGATCAACCTGACAACACAGAAACCGAAGAACCCGCTGGAAGCCAGCATCGGCTTTCGTCAGGGCTGGGCGCGCGGCAAACACAGCGCCTATGACGCCAATGCCGCGCTGGGGATCAAAAGCGATCTCGGCTATATCCAGGTCAGCGGTAGCTGGCTGAAACAGGATTTCGTCGGTTTGCCCCATGGCAGCGACGGCCCGGTGGTGGGGGAACAGGGCAAACGCAGTAATTCGGCGGCCGACGACCAGCGCGGTATGCTAAAAATCGGCTTCACCCCGCGGCCATCGGATGAGTACACCTTTACCTACATCAAACAGGACGGCGAGAAGAACAACCCGCCCTATGCAGGCACCAGCAGCCAGCAGGCGCGCTATTGGCAATGGCCGCAATACGATAAGGAAAGTTATTACTATCAGGGCACCACACGGTTGGCCGATGGCTATACCCTGAAAAGCCGGGTTTACCACGACACGTTTAAAAACACCCTGTTGATGTACAACAGCCTGGCCGCACTCAAAAGCGGGAGCGGCAGCTACAGCCACTACGACGATTACAGCAACGGCGCCGGGCTGCAATTGGCGATAGATATGCGTGAGCGCGATCAACTGGCGTTCGCCGCGCACTGGAAAGAAGACGTCCACCGTGAAAAGAGCGCGCCTTCGGCGGCCTACGATCGCTATAAAGACCGCACCTGGTCGCTGGCCAGCGAATACCAATGGGCGGCAACTGACGATCTGGACGTGGTGGCGGGCATCAGCTACGACTGGCGCGACAGCCTGCAGGCCATGAAGCACGAGACGGCCGGGATCACCCGTTATGACGACAATACCCAGCGGGCATTCAACTGGCAGGGCATGGCTAAATATCACTTTGACAGCCGTAACGATATTGCCCTGTCGTATTCTGAACGCAGCCGCTTCCCCACGCTGAAAGAACGTTACACCACCTCGCGCCCGGCCTATGGCCAGATTGCATTGGTGAACCCCGGCCTGAAGGCGGAACGCAGCCGTAACCTTGATCTGACCTATACCGGTGCGCTGTCTGAACGGTGGGGTTATGACGCCAGTGTGTATTACAACCGCGTCAGTGACGCCATTCTGTCGCAAAACGTTAGCGCAGACGTGGTGCAGAATCGCAACAGTGGCCGGGTGGATTACACCGGGTTCGAGCTGGGCGTCAAAGGCAAACTGCTGGATATGCTGTCGGCCGGGGTGAATTACAGCTTTACCCACAGCGATCCCAAACAGCTGGAAATCGGCAAGATTACCGGTTTGCCGAAGCAAACGCTGGTGGCCTGGGCGACGCTGACGCCGTGGCAGCCGCTTAGCATTACCGTGTCGCAGGAGGCGCGTTCTTATAGCTACAGCGACACCGACGGCAGCCAGAAGGCGGCCGGCTTTTCCGTTACCAACCTGCGTACCGATTACCAGATTGGGCATGGCCTGAGCGTCAATGCGTCGGTCAACAATCTGTTCGATACCACCTACGCCTATGCCGAAGGGTTTATCGAAGAGGGGCGCAATTATTGGCTGGGGGTAGAGTACCGCTACTGACCGCGCCAGTCGGGTAGGTTGCCGCCAGGGCTGACGCCGTGGCGGCATCGTGTTAAAAAGGAGGTCGGAGCAAGAAGTTCATCATTAACAGGAGATCCTGATGCAGCTTTCGACGACCCCAACCCTGGAAGGGTTCACCATTACCGCCTATTGCGGCGTCGTTACCGGCGAAGCCATCCTCGGCGCCAATATTTTCCGTGATTTTTTTGCCGGCGTGCGTGATATCGTCGGCGGCCGTTCCGGCGCCTACGAGAAAGAGTTACGCAAGGCGCGCCAACTGGCGTTCAGGGAATTGGAAGAACAGGCCAAGGAACTGGGGGCCAACGCGGTGGTTGGTATCGACATCGATTATGAAACCGTCGGCAAAGACGCCAGCATGTTGATGGTTACCGTCAGCGGCACGGCGGTGAAAGTGAACCGTTAATCCGACCGCAAGGCAAAGGAGCATGCAGTGGCGAAGGGATTATGGATCATAGCCGCCGCCAGCCTGTTGGCCGGCTGCCAGAGCGGGCAGCAGGGTGAAGGTGGCGCTTATCATGTGGAGACGCGCTACCGGGCGCAGGGCGCCGATGCGCGCATCCACTTTCTGGTGATGCACTACACGGCGGATGATTTTCACGCTTCGCTAAAGACGCTGACCGACGAACACGTCAGCGCGCACTACCTGCTGCCGGCTCATCCGCCGCGGCAAAACGGCCAACCGGTGGTGTATCAACTGGTGCCCGAGGCGCAGCGCGCCTGGCATGCGGGCGCCAGCCAGTGGCGTGGCCGCACCGGCCTTAACGATACCTCTATTGGCATTGAAATCGTCAATCGCGGCTTTTACCGCAGCTTGCTGTTCACCCATTGGCAGCCCTATACGCCGGAGCAAATCGCGCTGCTGGTGGATCTTAGCCGCGACATCATTAAGCGCTATGGCATTCAGCCGGTGGATGTGGTCGGGCACAGCGATATCGCTCCTTTGCGCAAACAGGATCCCGGCCCGCTATTCCCGTGGCGGCAGTTGGCGCAGGCCGGCATCGGCGCCTGGCCGGACGAAGCGGACGTGCGGCATTATCTGGCCGGCCGCGATCGCCATGCGCCGGTCGCCATGGCGCCGCTATTGGCCAGGTTGGCGCGCTACGGCTATGGCGTGGAAACGGATTGGGATGCACGCCAGCAGCGGCAACTGGTGGCGGCGTTTCAGATGCACTTCCGGCCGGCGGATTTTAGCGGCGCGCCGGATGCGGAAACCGAAGCGATTGCGGATGCCTTGTTGAGCAAATATGGGGCGGCGCGCTGATTAGCGCGCGTGCAACATGCCGTGGGTTTTCAACCATTGGGCGGTGCGGTTGATGCCTTCGTCCAGCGAAACGATCGGCCGGTAACCCAACTCGTCTTGCGCCAGCGAGGTATCGAGCGTCAGATCGAAATTGAGCTTGGCCACGCCGTAATGGGTCAGCACCGGCTCTTTGTCTTTATTTCCCAGCTTTTCCATGCCGCGGGCCATCATATCCAGCATCGGATAGGGCACCGAACGGATACGGCACGCCATGCCAAGATCGTCAAACAACTGCTGGACGATGGTGCGCAGCGGGCGTGACTGCTGGTTGGTAATATTGTAGGCGCGCCCGGAGACGGTGTTTTCCGCCTGGGTAGCCAGCCACATGGCGTGTACGGCGTTTTCCAGATAGGTCATATCCACCAGCGCGCTGCCACCGTGCGGCAGCAGCAGGTTGCCGTAGTGCTTAATCATCTGCAGCAGGCGCGGCAACATCACGTTGTCGTGCGGGCCGAACAGCCCCTGCGGGCGCAGAATGGTGAAATGGGTCTGCGGGTTGGACAGCGCCAACTGGTGGATCACCTGTTCGCCGGCGGCTTTGCTGCGCGCAAATTCGTTGGCATAGCGTACCGGCCGGTAGTCTTCTTTGATATTGCGGTGGTGGCGATAATCGAAATAAATAGCAGGGGAGGAGATATGGATAAACTGCGATACGCCATAGGCGGCGGCCCATTCCCCCAACCGGCGGGTGGCGCGCACGTTGGCCAGCTCGAACGCCTGCTCGCTGCCCCAGGGGGAAGTGAAGCTGGAGCAGTGCCACAGAACATCCACATCCGCCAGCATGGCCTTGGCCTGTGAAGAAACCAGCGTGGTGAGATCGGCTGCGATAAACTCGGCGCCCATTTTTTCCAGCAGGTTGCCCATGGCCTGATTGCGGCCAGTGGCGCGCACTTTTATACCCTGATGGCGGAGATATTCAACGGCGTTGCGGCCTAACCCACTGGTTGCACCGGTAACCAATACCTTCATAACAGACTCTATTCTCACCCCAAATTGTAGACTGCGGGAGCGGTTGCCTGCACCCCTGCAAATGAGGTGCCATTCTTCCGTGATTTTGTGCGCTATGCAATCGGAAAGGGTTTAACTGCGGCAGCAAACTGTGCGGTTGGCCGACAAATAACCGCCTGATGCCCCTTAATGCCGATCTTGCCGCTGCGCCAACCGGGCAATGCGCTTTGCCATGCCACGAAAAATAAACAGGTGAGCGGGCATCATAAGGAACCAATAGAGCAAGCCGCTGAACCCGGCCGGGTGCCACCAGGCGCGCACATCAAGCTGCCGGTATGCGCCAAAATCCTTAATGCTGAAGGTCAGCCGCCCCAGCCCCGGCGCCTTCATACCAAACAGCAACGCCAACTGGCGCAGCGGCTTCATGGTGATCACTTTCCAGCCGTCCACCAGATCGCCTACTTGTAACGTCGCGCGAGCCGGGCGGCCATAGACCACGCCGTTGCCCGCCAGATCGTCCATCCAAGCCCGAATACGCCACAGGATATTGGCGTAAAAATAGCCTTCTTTGCCGCCCAACTGCTGCACCACGTGCCACAGCGCTTCGCTGGATGCCGTGGTATCGATGGTAAAGCCGGCCTGCTTCGGGTAGAAGCCATAGCCGGGGCGCCAGCGGGCGCGTGCTTCGGGATCGTAGCCCCAGTCGGCGCAGGCCACCACTTCATCTTCACGCCGCAAGGTGTCCTTCACCGCCTGATCGAAAGTCGACAGCGTTTGCGGGATCAGCGCCTGCAGTGCTCTGCCGTCGGCAGGCAGATCGTGGTTCAGGCCCTGGATCAGCGCGTTAGCGATCGGCACCGGCACCGAGGTCACCATGCTGATAAACCACGCGGAGATAAAGCGTGTCGGCAGGGGGAGGGGAAGCAGCCAGCGTTTTTTGCCGCTGATGGCGATAAAGCGCTCGAACAGAGTTTGATAGCTGATGTATTCCGGGCCGGCGATGTCGAAAACCCGGTTCTCCGCCGCCGGATGCTGCAACATATCGGCCAGGTAGACCAGCAGATTGCACAACGCGACCGGCGATGATTTGGAGCGCACCCAACGCGGCGGGGTCAGTATCGGCAGGTTGTACACCATATCGCGCATGATCTCGAAAGCGGCTGAACCGGGGCCGACGATAATGCTGGCGCGCAGTTCCGTGATCGGAACGCCGCTGTCGCGCAGGATATCGCCGGTCAGTTGACGTGCGACCAGGTGCGGCGAGCGGGCGTCGCGCGGCTGCAACGCGCCGAGAAAGATCACCTGTTTGACACTGGCGTTGCGCAGCGCGTCACGCATATTTTCCGCCGCCTGGCGCTCTTTTTCGATAAAGTCATCGCCGTCGCCCATGCCGTGGATCAGGTAATACACCGTATCGATATTCCACAGCGCCGCAGCCAGCGTCTCCGGGCGGTAGACATCCACGTATTGACAACGCACGTGCGGCCAGTGCTGTTCCTGCAGCCATTCAATGCGCCGGGCGGCGGCGGTAATTTCATGCCCAAGCTCCGCCAGATGTGGGATCAGGTTCTGGCCAATATAGCCGCTGGCGCCAAGCACCAGTATGCGTTGGGGGATCATCCATGCCGCCTTATCATCAATGTGAACACCGTGCCCAAACGGCCGTGGCGCTTGAGTTTCATACCGCATAGCATGCCAAACCTGCCGGATAAAAGCACTGCGTAATGGATGATTTCTGTTTGCCAGTGCATGCCGGCCGCGGCACACTGGGCGCCTTTTCAGGTGGGGAGTGAACGATGCGATTAGGGGCGTTGTGTTATCTGCTGCTGGCACTGGCCTGCGGCGCCAGCCTGTGGTGGCCGCAGCCGCTTTGGGCGGCGGTGGTGCTGATTAACCTGTTGACGCTGCTGATTTACGGCGCAGATAAGCTGGCGGCCATCCGGGCGTGGCAACGGGTGCCGGAAAGCACCCTGTTGGTCTTTGGGCTGATAGGCGGCTGGCCGGGAGCGATCTGCGGCCAGCAACTCTTTCGCCATAAAACGCGCAAGCAGCCGTTCAAAACCTGGTTTATCTGCAGCGTGGTGCTGAACCTGGCCTTGATCTTGGCGATCGGCTACTGGCGATACGGCGGTTAACGCAACCAGTTGGTCTTGGCCAGCTCAACCACTTCATCGCCGCGGCCGTTGATGATGGCGCGCAGCATATACAGGCTGAAGCCCTTGGCCTGTTCAAATTTGATCTGCGGCGGCATCGCCAGTTCCTGTTTGGCGGTGACGACATCCAGCAGCCCCGGGCCGGGGTGTGCCAACAGTTCCTGCAGCGCGGCGTCCAGTTCGGACGCTTTCTCCACGCGGATGCCTTTAATGCCGGCGGCGTTGGCAATCGCCGCGAAATCCGGGTTGTGCAGATCGGTGCCGTCGGTCAGGTAGCCGCCCGCTTTCATTTCCATCGCCACAAATCCCAGCACGCTATTGTTGAACACCACCACCTTCACCGGCAGTTTGAGCTGCGCCAGCGACAGAAAATCGCCCATCAGCATGCTGAAGCCGCCGTCGCCGCACAGCGCCACTACCTGGCGGTTTGGCTCCGTCGCCTGTGCGCCAATCGCTTGCGGCATGGCGTTGGCCATGGAGCCGTGGTTGAACGAGCCCAACAGGCGGCGTTTGCCGTTCATCTTCAGGTAGCGCGCCGCCCATACTGTCGGGGTGCCGACGTCGCAGGTAAAGACCGCGTCTTCGCTGGCGTATTGGCTGATTTGCTGTGCCAGATACTGCGGGTGAATCGGCTGATCGTCATTACGGGTCGCCAGGCTGTCGAGATCCTTACGGGCGTCGCGATAGTGCTCCAGCGCTTTATCAAGGTATTTGCGATCCTGCTTCGGCTCCAGCAGCGGCAGCAGGGTGGTCAGGGTGGTTTTGATATCCCCGACCAACGCCTGATTGACCGGGCAGTGGGCGCCGATACTGCCGGGGTTGATGTCGATCTGGATAATGGTGGCGTTGCTCGGGTAGAACGCGCGGTAAGGGAACTGGGTGCCCAGCAGCACCAGCGTATCGGCGTTCATCATCGCGTGATAGCCGGAGGAGAAGCCAATCAGCCCGGTCATGCCTACGCTGTAAGGGTTATCCCACTCAATGTGCTCCTTGCCGCGCAACGCATGCACGACTGGGGCCTGCAGCGTTTCGGCCAGTTTTACCACCTCGTCGTGGGCGCCGGCGCAGCCGCTGCCGCACATCAGGGTAATGTTCTTGGCACCGTTAAGGGTTTGCGCCAGCTTCTGTAGCTCGCTCAGCGGCGGCTGCACCAGCGGCAGCGCTGGGGTTTGCCATACTACCTGCGCGTCTTCTGGCGCCATACGCAGCGCCACGTCACCCGGCAGCACGATGACTGAAACGCCGCGGTTCAGGATCGCCTGCCGCATGGCGACTTCCAGCACGCGCGGCAGCTGCTCAGGGTTGGACACCAGCTCACAGTAATGGCTGCATTCGCGGAACAGCTCCTGCGGGTGGGTTTCCTGAAAATAGCCGCTGCCGATTTCGCTGGAAGGAATATGTGCGGCGATCGCCAGCACCGGCACGTGGTTGCGGTGGCAGTCAAACAGGCCGTTGATCAGGTGCAGGTTGCCGGGGCCGCAGGAACCGGCGCACACCGCCAGCTCGCCGGTGAGTTGCGCTTCGGCTCCGGCGGCAAAGGCGGCCACCTCTTCATGGCGGGTTCCCAGCCATTCGATGGTGCCCATGCGGTGCAGGCTGTCGCTCAGCCCGTTTAACGAATCGCCGGTGACGCCCCAAATTCGTTTTACTCCCGCTTTTTCCAGCGTTTTGGCGACCAGCGTGGCTACTGTTTGCTTCATAGTTCCCCCAAGCATAGTGAAAATAATATGAACTCAATCCGATGAGTCACAGACAGAGCGGTTACCTGTACAGGCTACCGGGTCTTTTGTCGATGAACGTCAGGAAAGGTAAAGCGCAGCGCTTCACCGAGTCTAGGAGAGCGCCGCCGGGGCGGTTTACCGATAAATGCCCTGACGTTTGTCAGGCGCGGGGGCGGCGCCTGACGAAGGCTTATGAGAACAGGGCGATCAGCACCGGCGCCAACAGGCTCAGCAAGAAACCGTGCACAATCGCCGAGGGCACAATTTCCAGCCCGGCGCTGCGTTGGAGCACCGGCAAGGTAAAGTCCATGGAGGTGGCGCCGCACAGGCCCAGGGCGGAAGAGCGGCTGCGGCGCACCAGCGCCGGGATCAGCATGATCGCAACCAGCTCTCGCGCCAGATCGTTGAAAAACGCGGCGCTGCCCATCACCGGGCCATAGGTATCGGCGATCAGAATGCCGGAGAGGGAATACCAGCCAAAGCCGGAGGCCATCGCCAGCCCTTCTTTCAGCGGCAGCCCGAGCAGCAACGCGGCCAGCGCGCCGCCCGCCAGCGCGCTGACACATACCACGCCAGCGACGATCATGCCGCGGCGGTTAATCACCACCTGGCGCAGCGTCATACCACTGTTGCGCAGCTGTGTCCCGACCAGCAACAGCAAGAACAGCAGCGCGTATTCTCCGCCCTGCGTCGCATACTGCAACCACGGCCACTGCGCCAGCCCCAGAATAAAGCCGGCGAGCACCACGCCGCAGAGCTTGAGTGATTCCAGCGCCATCAGCAGGCGGGAAGGCAAGGCCTCTTGCTTATGCGCACTGCGCCAGGGCGAGCGGCGCTCCAGCAGATATAGGGCCAGCAGGTTAAAGCAGAAAATGCACAGGAAAAACACGGCGGTATACTGGAAGATCAGCAGCAGGTTACTGCCCAGATTATCCAGAAACGCCAGGCTGATGCCCATAAAAAACAGGATGACATACACCATCCAACTAAGCAGGCGATTGACGGTGCGAATTAACGTTTTACTGCGCAGCGGAATAAGGTAACCGGCAATCAGCGGCACCAGAATGATCAGCAGTCCTGAATACATGAAAAATGCGCGTCCTTTGGAATGAGAAATACCCGGGCCGATGGCCGGGTGAACACGCTAACCAAATCCGGCTGCGGAGTAAAGCGGCAGATTTAACGATGTCTGCTTGACCTGTAAGGGGTTTTTTGCCCATGCTCTGGGGAGCCCACCCCGTTGGGGCGGAGAAAGGCACGCCTGGGAGGCGGTGAATGTATTTAGAACGTCTGGAAATTGTCGGGTTCCGTGGCATCAATCGGCTATCGCTGGTGCTGGATGACAACACCCTGCTGTTGGGGGAGAACGCCTGGGGCAAATCGAGCCTGCTGGATGCGCTGACGCTGCTGCTGGCCCCGGAACAGGTGCTGTATCGCTTTGAGGCACATGACTTTCATTTCCCGCCCGGCGATGAAGCAGCGAAGGAACGGCATCTGCAGGTGATCTTAACCTTCTGTGAAAAAGACACCGGGCATGCG is part of the Gibbsiella quercinecans genome and encodes:
- a CDS encoding ABC transporter ATP-binding protein, with amino-acid sequence MNVVKVEQVSLGYRRRPLVRDVNFTLQAGQITCLLGANGCGKTTLMRTLLGLMPPLAGDISLYDRPISRWPAAELARAVAYVPQAHDGPFAFRVREMVMMGCSARLRLFTSPGKREHALARQALAALGIAHLERRLYPTLSGGERQLVLIARALVQQPSLLMMDEPASSLDFGHQIALLEQVRRLQAGGMTILMSTHHPMHAQAVADSVILMSPEHAVRQGSPAEMLSAETLAAIYQVSPAQIRRHFQGNPVNDIQDKHHAD
- a CDS encoding class I SAM-dependent methyltransferase, which translates into the protein MLIDDIDFATLYQQQMKLAKRTEKTPEHWDRRAEKMAQTCANPQDPYLAQLIARMDFTGAQTLLDMGCGPGSVCLNVADRLQRVYGLDYSSGMLAVARQRAQAQGIANATLLRKAWEDSWDDVPQCDIAVASRSTLVADLRQAMRKLNDKARLRVYTTHTVSPSFVDPAIQRALGRPVVELPNYAYAFNVLYQMGIQPRVDFIRGPNCQAQTDTFEAFISAVAWSTGELNDEEKQRLFDYFTQRKHGPRPLVAPTRDWALLWWDRVDFEVAP
- the modD gene encoding ModD protein, which encodes MIFIPDALLDRLLQEDIQGGDVTTRALGIGERDGEMHFIHRQGGCVSAIDTACRMLRRLGIEAQARVEDGALVGAGARLVSAQGRAKALHQGWKAVQNLLEWSCGVTDYQFRMLQILRRYVPNGQIACTRKAVPGTRLLAAQAVLAGGGLIHRAGTADTLLVFANHRRFLADDDWPGMVARLRMAAPEKAIVLEADTPAEARLALAAQPDVLQLDKFTPHDIAALLVLARQIAPHCRISATGGITLHTVEAFARTGVPLLITSAPYYAPPADIQVQLLPLA
- a CDS encoding TonB-dependent receptor plug domain-containing protein; protein product: MKIKTISLCMPFTLLAMDAALAAQEDTVTVWGSAVAATSDIVDQQTVTQLDKRNVAQALSVIPGVTLQKSGNRNELQVRVRGFDSRQVPIFYDGVPIYVPYDGNLDLGRLLISGLATLEVSKGYTSLLQGPNQMGGSINLTTQKPKNPLEASIGFRQGWARGKHSAYDANAALGIKSDLGYIQVSGSWLKQDFVGLPHGSDGPVVGEQGKRSNSAADDQRGMLKIGFTPRPSDEYTFTYIKQDGEKNNPPYAGTSSQQARYWQWPQYDKESYYYQGTTRLADGYTLKSRVYHDTFKNTLLMYNSLAALKSGSGSYSHYDDYSNGAGLQLAIDMRERDQLAFAAHWKEDVHREKSAPSAAYDRYKDRTWSLASEYQWAATDDLDVVAGISYDWRDSLQAMKHETAGITRYDDNTQRAFNWQGMAKYHFDSRNDIALSYSERSRFPTLKERYTTSRPAYGQIALVNPGLKAERSRNLDLTYTGALSERWGYDASVYYNRVSDAILSQNVSADVVQNRNSGRVDYTGFELGVKGKLLDMLSAGVNYSFTHSDPKQLEIGKITGLPKQTLVAWATLTPWQPLSITVSQEARSYSYSDTDGSQKAAGFSVTNLRTDYQIGHGLSVNASVNNLFDTTYAYAEGFIEEGRNYWLGVEYRY
- a CDS encoding heavy metal-binding domain-containing protein, which codes for MQLSTTPTLEGFTITAYCGVVTGEAILGANIFRDFFAGVRDIVGGRSGAYEKELRKARQLAFRELEEQAKELGANAVVGIDIDYETVGKDASMLMVTVSGTAVKVNR
- a CDS encoding N-acetylmuramoyl-L-alanine amidase — protein: MAKGLWIIAAASLLAGCQSGQQGEGGAYHVETRYRAQGADARIHFLVMHYTADDFHASLKTLTDEHVSAHYLLPAHPPRQNGQPVVYQLVPEAQRAWHAGASQWRGRTGLNDTSIGIEIVNRGFYRSLLFTHWQPYTPEQIALLVDLSRDIIKRYGIQPVDVVGHSDIAPLRKQDPGPLFPWRQLAQAGIGAWPDEADVRHYLAGRDRHAPVAMAPLLARLARYGYGVETDWDARQQRQLVAAFQMHFRPADFSGAPDAETEAIADALLSKYGAAR
- a CDS encoding NAD-dependent epimerase/dehydratase family protein, with the protein product MKVLVTGATSGLGRNAVEYLRHQGIKVRATGRNQAMGNLLEKMGAEFIAADLTTLVSSQAKAMLADVDVLWHCSSFTSPWGSEQAFELANVRATRRLGEWAAAYGVSQFIHISSPAIYFDYRHHRNIKEDYRPVRYANEFARSKAAGEQVIHQLALSNPQTHFTILRPQGLFGPHDNVMLPRLLQMIKHYGNLLLPHGGSALVDMTYLENAVHAMWLATQAENTVSGRAYNITNQQSRPLRTIVQQLFDDLGMACRIRSVPYPMLDMMARGMEKLGNKDKEPVLTHYGVAKLNFDLTLDTSLAQDELGYRPIVSLDEGINRTAQWLKTHGMLHAR
- a CDS encoding DUF2867 domain-containing protein, with the translated sequence MIPQRILVLGASGYIGQNLIPHLAELGHEITAAARRIEWLQEQHWPHVRCQYVDVYRPETLAAALWNIDTVYYLIHGMGDGDDFIEKERQAAENMRDALRNASVKQVIFLGALQPRDARSPHLVARQLTGDILRDSGVPITELRASIIVGPGSAAFEIMRDMVYNLPILTPPRWVRSKSSPVALCNLLVYLADMLQHPAAENRVFDIAGPEYISYQTLFERFIAISGKKRWLLPLPLPTRFISAWFISMVTSVPVPIANALIQGLNHDLPADGRALQALIPQTLSTFDQAVKDTLRREDEVVACADWGYDPEARARWRPGYGFYPKQAGFTIDTTASSEALWHVVQQLGGKEGYFYANILWRIRAWMDDLAGNGVVYGRPARATLQVGDLVDGWKVITMKPLRQLALLFGMKAPGLGRLTFSIKDFGAYRQLDVRAWWHPAGFSGLLYWFLMMPAHLFIFRGMAKRIARLAQRQDRH
- a CDS encoding DUF1294 domain-containing protein, which codes for MRLGALCYLLLALACGASLWWPQPLWAAVVLINLLTLLIYGADKLAAIRAWQRVPESTLLVFGLIGGWPGAICGQQLFRHKTRKQPFKTWFICSVVLNLALILAIGYWRYGG
- the poxB gene encoding ubiquinone-dependent pyruvate dehydrogenase, which produces MKQTVATLVAKTLEKAGVKRIWGVTGDSLNGLSDSLHRMGTIEWLGTRHEEVAAFAAGAEAQLTGELAVCAGSCGPGNLHLINGLFDCHRNHVPVLAIAAHIPSSEIGSGYFQETHPQELFRECSHYCELVSNPEQLPRVLEVAMRQAILNRGVSVIVLPGDVALRMAPEDAQVVWQTPALPLVQPPLSELQKLAQTLNGAKNITLMCGSGCAGAHDEVVKLAETLQAPVVHALRGKEHIEWDNPYSVGMTGLIGFSSGYHAMMNADTLVLLGTQFPYRAFYPSNATIIQIDINPGSIGAHCPVNQALVGDIKTTLTTLLPLLEPKQDRKYLDKALEHYRDARKDLDSLATRNDDQPIHPQYLAQQISQYASEDAVFTCDVGTPTVWAARYLKMNGKRRLLGSFNHGSMANAMPQAIGAQATEPNRQVVALCGDGGFSMLMGDFLSLAQLKLPVKVVVFNNSVLGFVAMEMKAGGYLTDGTDLHNPDFAAIANAAGIKGIRVEKASELDAALQELLAHPGPGLLDVVTAKQELAMPPQIKFEQAKGFSLYMLRAIINGRGDEVVELAKTNWLR